A single region of the Brachypodium distachyon strain Bd21 chromosome 3, Brachypodium_distachyon_v3.0, whole genome shotgun sequence genome encodes:
- the LOC104583599 gene encoding pentatricopeptide repeat-containing protein At4g16470, translated as MATLSVSTSPSPPPAQRQHPTAGNLRLPSTTSPPASASSSPQAGALAALSSLLSSGSPASSRPSVFPGAIRAAADLRLPGLGLQLHALLAKSRLLDHAFSASALLHLYATLGPLPRARLLFDRLPKSDSPVPWNSMILRCAQDGFLDESFELMAAMEEHGVPVGTSTWNAVIAGCVRAGDAELAVQLLGEMVSAPGVAPNAATFNTLLHVIAALRHVDVVKELHAFVLRNAEVVGFGPVDLDRLWESLAAGYMRSCCAAYAGRVFRDVRVSTCHLGNLMVSGFLNSGQHSQAFDVFREMAFSCASQAQHLPTVSLTLVLPEVHPATKRGLEIHAYAYRHGFECDTSVCNALMVMYAKRDNIDSADKIFQALLNKDTVSWNTMISSHAVVHDFDLAFKLFREMQHNYIKPDEYTFTSVLNACSFACYLRQAMALHGQMLKMGLCHSYLDDMNSLMDAYGKCGSIEDAQKVFDETDRKDTISWNVIISCYGYSASPQQAIQRFHQMQDQGYRPNRVTFIALLAACSHAGLLDEALHYFEQMDRAYNIAPDEAHRACIVDCFGRAGQLEKAYGFIMGMSIVPNACVWGALLSSCRIHGNIDLAEICAEKLIELDPQHSGYWILLKNIYAKAMRWNDVTQLQAAMKDRGIKKCAGYSWIEVGDNEIHRFLTGDQLHKQCDHIYEVLGGLTEQMIDEGYEPGS; from the exons ATGGccactctctccgtttcaacctctccctctcctccacccGCGCAACGCCAACACCCTACAGCCGGCAACCTCCGACTCCCATCCACCACTTcaccgcccgcctccgcctccagctcccCGCAGGCCGGCGCTCTCGCCGCCCtatcctccctcctctcctccggcaGCCCCGCGAGCTCGCGCCCTTccgtcttccccggcgccatccgcgccgccgccgacctccgcCTCCCGGGCCTCGGCCTCCAGCTGCATGCCCTCCTCGCCAAGTCCCGCCTCCTCGACCACGccttctccgcctccgctcTCCTCCACCTCTACGCCACCCTcggccccctcccccgcgcccgcCTGCTCTTCGACCGGCTCCCCAAGTCCGACTCCCCCGTGCCATGGAACTCCATGATCCTACG GTGCGCGCAGGATGGGTTCCTGGACGAATCGTTCGAGCTGATGGCGGCAATGGAGGAGCACGGCGTCCCGGTTGGCACATCCACCTGGAACGCCGTCATTGCCGGCTGCGTCCGCGCCGGCGATGCAGAGCTTGCCGTCCAGTTGCTCGGCGAAATGGTTTCGGCACCTGGCGTCGCGCCTAATGCCGCTACGTTTAATACTCTGCTTCATGTGATTGCGGCGTTGCGGCATGTCGATGTGGTCAAGGAATTGCACGCGTTTGTGCTGCGGAACGCCGAGGTTGTGGGGTTCGGGCCTGTGGATTTGGATCGGCTCTGGGAGTCCCTGGCTGCAGGGTACATGCGCAGCTGCTGTGCTGCATATGCTGGCCGTGTGTTTCGTGATGTCAGGGTTAGCACTTGCCATCTGGGCAACTTGATGGTTTCTGGATTTCTCAACTCGGGGCAGCACAGCCAGGCATTTGATGTTTTCCGGGAAATGGCATTCAGCTGTGCTTCTCAAGCTCAACATCTTCCAACGGTTTCACTTACGTTGGTCCTTCCTGAAGTTCATCCGGCAACGAAGAGAGGCTTAGAGATCCATGCTTATGCGTATCGTCATGGTTTCGAGTGCGACACATCGGTGTGCAATGCTCTGATGGTAATGTATGCAAAGAGGGACAACATAGACTCCGCGGACAAAATTTTCCAAGCGTTACTGAATAAAGACACGGTGTCATGGAATACCATGATTTCTAGTCATGCCGTGGTCCATGATTTTGATCTTGCATTCAAGCTATTTCGAGAAATGCAACATAATTATATAAAGCCTGATGAATATACATTTACTTCAGTACTTAATGCTTGTAGCTTTGCCTGCTATCTTAGGCAAGCAATGGCTTTACATGGACAGATGTTGAAAATGGGTCTCTGTCATTCCTATTTAGATGATATGAATTCTCTAATGGATGCCTATGGAAAGTGCGGGTCTATAGAAGATGCTCAAAAGGTATTTGATGAGACTGACAGGAAGGATACAATCTCATGGAATGTTATCATTTCATGCTATGGCTATAGTGCTTCTCCTCAGCAAGCTATCCAACGTTTCCATCAGATGCAAGATCAGGGCTACAGACCCAACCGTGTCACTTTCATTGCTCTCCTAGCAGCGTGCAGCCATGCAGGCTTGTTAGATGAAGCATTGCACTACTTTGAGCAAATGGACAGAGCCTACAATATTGCTCCTGATGAAGCTCACCGTGCCTGCATTGTGGACTGTTTTGGCAGGGCAGGTCAGCTCGAAAAGGCTTATGGTTTTATCATGGGAATGTCTATTGTACCAAATGCTTGTGTGTGGGGTGCATTACTTAGTAGTTGCAGGATACATGGAAATATTGACCTAGCAGAAATTTGTGCAGAAAAGCTCATTGAGTTGGACCCTCAGCATTCTGGTTACTGGATCCtgctaaaaaatatttatgcgAAGGCCATGAGGTGGAATGATGTTACACAACTTCAAGCGGCTATGAAAGACAGGGGCATTAAGAAGTGCGCAGGTTATAGTTGGATTGAAGTTGGTGACAACGAGATCCACAGATTTCTTACTGGTGACCAGCTTCACAAACAATGTGACCACATATACGAAGTACTAGGTGGTTTAACTGAGCAGATGATAGATGAAGggtatgaacctggatcctaG
- the LOC100825830 gene encoding uncharacterized protein LOC100825830, translating into MSAVVCGKRASSIFEELSNGSGSPPAAKRARFFGSASGPLPAWPRAAADPALVADLSARFPAMSIQFIEKALEESGNDLDSAIKSLLNLQLDPVENIGDHACERPNQIINEVQASVQGLSDGDRVTAPSECAPSSANLMSDGSGWVEYFTNQMATAGNIDEARVRAARALEAFQKDVIARSNAQAPHEIQKENIALKVQLESLIKENTILRKLFTKQHERQKDYDEKNQELQQMKQHIAQYQERIRTLEVNNYALSMHLRQAQQSSSIPGRHHPDVY; encoded by the exons ATGTCCGCAGTAGTGTGCGGCAAGCGGGCTTCTTCCATCTTCGAGGAGCTCTCCAACGGCTCAGGGTCCCCTCCCGCCGCCAAGCGCGCCCGCTTCTTTGGCTCCGCTTCCGGGCCACTGCCCGCctggccgcgcgccgccgccgaccccgccctCGTCGCTGACCTCTCCGCGCGCTTCCCAGCCATGAGCATACAG TTTATTGAAAAGGCTCTAGAAGAATCTGGAAATGATTTGGATTCAGCAATTAAGAGTCTGCTTAATCTACAATTGGATCCCGTGGAAAATATTGGAGACCATGCATGTGAACGTCCCAATCAAATAATTAATGAGGTTCAGGCGTCAGTTCAAG GACTTTCAGATGGTGACAGGGTTACTGCACCTTCGGAATGTGCCCCTTCTTCTGCAAACCTTATGTCAGATGGTTCAGGATGGGTTGAGTATTTTACAAATCAGATGGCAACTGCTGGTAACATTGATGAGGCAAGGGTTCGTGCTGCTAGAGCGCTGGAAGCTTTCCAGAAGGATGTGATAGCTCGCAGCAATGCACAAGCACCACATGAAATTCAGAAG GAAAATATAGCGCTTAAGGTGCAACTGGAATCACTTATAAAAGAAAACACCATCCTGAGGAAATTATTCACAAAACAGCATGAGCGGCAAAAGGATTACGATGAGAAGAATCAAGAGCTACAGCAAATGAAGCAGCATATTGCTCAGTACCAAGAACGAATTAGAACACTTGAG GTAAATAACTATGCATTGAGCATGCACCTTAGGCAAGCTCAGCAGAGCAGCTCGATCCCAGGGCGCCACCATCCGGATGTTTACTGA